The following nucleotide sequence is from Candidatus Methylomirabilota bacterium.
GAGCAGCGGCGCCTTCAGGGTCAAGCCGGGGGTCTTGCGGATCGCGTCCGCGGTCGGCCCGGTGAGCAGGTACACGATGTCGACCTCGCCGTTGCGCAGGGCGGCCGCGCGCGTCGTCTCCTCCGGCATCGAGCGCATGACCAGCCGCTTCACCGAGGGCGCCTTGCGCCAGTAGCCGTCGAAGGCCTCCATCACGATCTCGACGCCCGGCTTGAACGACACCACCTTGTAGGGGCCGGCGCCGATCGGCGCGGTCTTGAACCCGTCCTCGCCGACCTGCTGCACGTACTTCTTGGGGACGATCCAGGCCGCGCCGGAGGCGGTCGTGCCGTAGAAGGTCATGAAGTCGGGCCACGGCTCCTTCAGCACGAAGCGGACCTGCGTCGGCCCCAGCACCTGCACCTCCTTGACCTTGTCCTTGAGGAGCGTGGCGCTGGCGCCCTTGTAGCGGTCCCAGGAGAATTTCACGTCCTCGGCGGTGACCGGCTCGCCGTTGTGGAAGCGCACGTTCTTGCGCAGCGTGAACGTGTAGGTCAGGTGGTCCTTCGACTCCTGCCACGACTCGGCCAGGCTCGGCGTGTTGAGCCCGCCGGGCATCGGCTTCACGAGGGCATCGTGGACCGCGTACAGCACCATGAACGGGGTGCTGAACGCCTCCGTCTCCGCCGGATCGAGCCACTTGGCGGCGAGGGTCACGTGCAGGCCCCAGCGCATCTCGCCCTCGGCGGCCGAGGCGGGCGAATTGGAGATCAGCGCGACGATGGTGACGACGGCGAGCAGCAGCGAACCGAGCGCGCGCGAGCAGAGGGTGGTCATGGCGAGAACCGTAGGGCCCGCAGTAGCAAACGTCAAGAGGATCCGCGGTGGTCGTGACCGAGGCCGGGGATCGCCTCCTCCCCGCACGACAGCATGTAGGCCCACACGTGCTGCAGCGACGCGAACTCGGCCATCCTCAAGTGGCTCCACGGCAAGGACCAGTTCGGCAAGTGGTTCGCGATCGAGAACGGCTACAGCGTGGGCGCCACCACCATGTGGGAGAACCACCCGATGTGGAGCACGGTGGACGACGCGCTCAAGCCCTTCCGGGTGGCCGCGCGCGGCTCGCGCATGATCGGGTTCGCGGGTCCCTCGAACGCCAAGGCCACCGAGGTCTACAGCAAGTACATCATCACCGACATCTTCGCCAAGGCCGTGCAGGGCATGTCCCCCGAGGACGCGGTGAAGTGGGGTGAAAGCGAGCTGAAGAAGGTCTACGAGGGCTGATCGGCGCCCGCCGTCGGCGCCCCGCTCGGATAGTCCCGAGCGGGTGCGCCGGGCAAGCTTTCAGAAGATCGCGAGCGGGTGTGCCGGCGCGCCGGTGGCGCCGACGAGGCGCAGCGGCGTCGCGGTGAACAGGAACTCGTTGCGTCCCTCCTCGGCGCAGGCCTTCGCCAGGCGCTCGGGATCCGAGTTGTCGATGAGGGCCAGGCCGAGGAACGGGATGGCCAGATGGGCGGACATGCCGAAACCGGGGTAGCGGCTGGGGCGCTCGTCCATCATGTCCCACGAGATGCCCGCGATGTCCTTCGCCCGGAACCACTCGAGGCAGGAGAGATGCAGGCCCGGGTGCTCCGAGATGCGGGGCTTCCAGTCGGGATTGTCCTGCCGGAACTTCTCGTCGCCGCTGCGCACGACCACCACGTCGCCCGGCTCCACCCGGACGCCCGCGCGCCGCTCGGCCTCGTCCAGCTCCCGAGGGGTCACCGGGTGGCCCACCGTGACGTAGCCCTCCTTCCGCCCGGCCGCGATGTCGAGGAAGACGCCTCGGGTCGTAATACCCCGTTCGAAGATCGGATCGATCGGGCACCAGAGCGCGCCGTCGGTGGTGAGGCTCTCCGCGAACGGGCGGCCGTTGTACAGCTCGCCGTCCCATCCGACGTGGCAGAGCGCATCCACGTGGGTGATCCAGAACCCGTGGTAGACCATGTCGAAGCGGTCGAGCACCACGTCGACCCGCTCGCGCTTGGACGGAAACGTCATGTGGTACATGTACACGGGGCGCGGGATCACGTCGCGCGCCAGCGAGACGGTGCGCCCCTTCTTGATCAGCCGCTGGGCCTGGGCCTGCTTGGCCGGGGTGATCAGGTTCACGGTGCCGAGCTGGTCGTCGTGGCCCCAGCGGCCCCAGTTGTTCAGCTCCTTGAAGTACCCCTCGACGCGGTCACGGGTGGGCAGCGCGGCATCAGCCATCGCACGAATCCTTTCTCGGTTCTGGGGCGCGACGTGGCCTCTCGGGGAGGAGGCGGTGGAGCGTCATGGCGGAGCAAACGGTAGCACGGCACGACTGCTTGGAGAATGCGTCGACGCCGTGGTAATCGGGAAGCGATGAAGGTCCTGCTCGTGCGTCACGCGCCCGCGGTGCGCAATGGCACCGGCGGCGTTCGCGACCACGACCGGCCCCTCACCCGGCGTGGCCGCCAGCGGTTCCGGCTCGCCGCGCGCGGGCTCGCCCGCATCGCCGGGCGCCCCGACGTCCTCCTGACCAGCCCGCTGACCCGGGCGCGTGAGACCGCCGACATCGCGGCCCGGGCCTTCAGGCGGGTGACGCCCCGGATCGAGCCTGCGCTCGGGCAGGACGACGTCGACGTCCTGGTCACCACGCTCAAGCGGTTTCGCGCCGACGCGACGGTCGCCCTGGTCGGGCACGAGCCGACGCTGTCGGGCCTGCTGGCCCACCTCATCGGGATGCACCAGGGGGACGACCGCTTCGCCTTCAAGAAGGGCGGCGCGGCCCTCGTGAGCCTGCCGGAGGGCCCGTCCATGCCGGGGCAGCTATTGTGGTTCGTAAAGCCGCGGATTCTCAGATATATCGGCTCCAGATAAGCCGAACCTCCCGGCCCGACCGGGCCCCGTGGTACCCTTAGGACCCCTTCCCGGGGCTGCCCAAGACCGGCCACGCGACTGACCAGACCGCAGGGGCGGTCCGGCCCGTGTCCGCCGGCTTGGCGGCACGCATACGAGGTGCTGAGCCCGTGTCACGGACGAATGGAAACCGAGCGGACGGGCGTGCGCCCGACCTCGTGGCCATCGTCGACCTGGGCTCCGCCGCCGTCCGGTTCCTCCTGGCCCAGATCCGGCCGACCTCCGGCTATCGCATCCTCGCCCAGGAGCGCGTTCCGACCCGCCTGGGCGGCGGCGCCCCCGGCACTCTCCCCCGCGCCGCCATCGACCGGACGCTCCGTGCCGTACACCGCTTCTTCAAGCGCTACTCCCCTCACGCCCAGGGGCCGCGCATCGTGGCCATCGCGACCTCGGCGGTGCGGGACGCGCGCAACCGGGAGCGCCTGCTGGATCCGCTGCGGCGCCGCGAGGGTATCGAGGTCCAGGTGCTGAGCGGGCGAGACGAGGCGCGCTTCGGAGTGGTGGCCGCGCTGGAGAGCCTGTCTTTCGCCCGGGGAGTGGTGGCGGATCTCGGCGGCGCCAGCCTGCAGCTCAGCCGCGTGCGCCACGGCCGGGTGATCTCGACGGGGAGTGTGCCGCTGGGGGCGGTGCGCACCACCGAGCAGTTCCTCAAGCACGATCCGCCGACGCCGCGTGAGCTGCGCGCGCTGCGGGCCGAGATCCGTGCCCACCTGGCCGCCGCGCTGCCCTCCGCCGAGCGCGGTGAGGTGCTGGTGGGGCTGGGCGGCACGGTGCGCACGCTCGCCAGCATCCACCTGCGCGCGAACCCGGGGGAGCGCAAGCACCGGCAGGGGCTCGTGCTCCAGCAGTCCGACGTCACCGCGATCCGCGAGCGGTTCGAGGCGCTCTCCTCGCGTCAGCGCCGCCGGATCCGCGGGCTGAAGGGCGAGCGCGCCGACATCATCCTGGCCGGCGCGATGGTGATCGAGGACGTGATGATCAGCGGCGGCTATCTCAACCTGGTGGTGTGCACGCGCGGGGTGCGGGACGGCGTGCTGCTTCACGAGACGTCCAGGAAAAGGAACGCCTATGGGCTCCGATAAGTTCGTCAACCGGGAGCTGTCGTGGCTCGAATTCAACCGGCGCGTCCTCGAGGAGGCGCAGGACCCGAGCGTGCCGCTCCTGGAGCGCCTGAAGTTCCTGTCGATCTTCAGCTCGAACCTCGACGAGTTCTTCATGGTGCGGGTGGCCGCCCTGAAGCGGCGCATCCGCGAGGGCGAGCAGACGCCGACTCCGGACGGCCTCACCCCGGCGGCCGCCATGGCCGCGGTCTCGGCCCGCGTGCACGCGCTGGTCGAGCTGCAGCACCGCACGTTCCTGCAGGACCTCCAGCCGCCGCTCGCCGCGGAAGGCGTGCTGCTGCTGCGGCCCAAGGAGATCACCGAGGAGCAGCGGCGCTTCCTCGACGAGTACTTCCGCCGCACGCTCCTGCCCGTGGTCACCCCGCTCGCGGTCGACCCGGGCCATCCATTCCCGTACCTGGGCAACCGCTCGCTCTGCCTGATCGCCTCGATGCGGCCGACCGCGCCGTCCGTCTTCCCGCACAGCCGCCTCTCGATCATCCACATCCCGAGCCAGGCCCTGCCCCGCTTCATCGCCCTGCCGGAGGGCGAGGGCCGACGCGCCTTCATGCTGCTCGAGGACGTGGTGCGGCTGCACCTGCCGAGCATCTACCACGGCTACGAGATCCTCTCGAGCCACGCGATCCGGGTGACCCGGGACGCCGACCTGCCCGAGCCGTCCACGCGCACCACCGATGTGCTGAGCGGCATCGAGCGGAGCCTGCGCGAGCGCCGGCTGGGCGACGCGGTGCGGCTGCAGCACGACGGCGATCTGCCCGCCGACATCCTGACGCTGCTGCTCGACGAGCTGGAGCTGCAGGCCGACGACGTCTACGAGGGCGCGGGCTTCGCCGCCTTCTCGGACCTGATGCAGCTCTACACCGCGCTCGACATCCCGCGGCTCAAGGACCCCCAGCAGCCGCCGCGTCCGGTGGCGGAGCTGGAGAGCACCTCCGACGTGTGGGGCGCCATCCGCGCGCAGGACATCCTGGTCCACCACCCGTACGAGAGCTTCGACAGCGTGATCCGGTTCGTGCGCGAGGCGGCGACCGATCCGCGGGTGCTCGCCATCAAGATGACCCTCTACCGGGTGAGCCCGGCCTCCCCCATCGCGCACGCGCTGCAAACCGCGGTGGAGAACGGCAAGGAGGTGGCGGTCCTCGTCGAGCTGCAGGCCCGCTTCGACGAGGAGGCGAACATCCGCTGGGCCCGGGCGCTGGAAGAGGTGGGCGCCCACGTGGTGTACGGCTTCCCCGGGTTCAAGACCCACTGCAAGGCGTGCCTGGTGGTGCGCCAGGAGTCGGACGGGATCCGGCGCTACTGCCACCTCGCCACCGGCAACTACAACGTGCGGACCGCCGGCATCTACACCGACATCGGCTTCTTCACGAGCCGGCAATCGTTCGGCGAGGACCTCACCCAGCTCTTCAATCTCCTCACCGGCTACTCGCGGCCGACCCGCTTCCACCACCTGATCCTCGCCCCGAGCGCGATGCGCGACGCCTTCGTGGAGCGCATCCGGCGCGAGGCCGAGCACGCGCGGACCGGGCGCCCGGCGCGGATCATCGGCAAGATGAACGCGCTGGTGGACCGCAGCGTGATCGAGGAGCTGTACGAGGCCAGCGCGGCCGGCGTGCGGATCGACCTGATCGTGCGGGGCATCTGCTGCCTGCGCCCCGAGGTCCCCGGCCTCTCCGAGAACATTCGCGTGATCTCGATCGTGGACCGCTACCTCGAGCACTCGCGCATCTACTATTTCGAGAACGCGGAGCATCCCGAGTACCTGCTCGCCTCCGCGGACTGGATGACCCGCAACCTCGACCGGCGCGTCGAGGTGGCCTTCCCGGTCCTGGACCCGAGCCTGCACCGGCAGATCCGCGAGATCCTCGAGACGCAGCTGGCCGACACCGTGAAGGCGCGCCGCATCCTCGCCGACGGCACCTCGGAGCGCGTCCGGCCGGTGGGCCGGCCCGCCCTGCGCTCGCAGGAGCGCCTCTACGAGATCACCGGCGCCGGCCGGCCGGGAGCCGACGAAGCCGACTGCTGATCCCCTCGCGCGGGCGCGCGGTTGACCGCCCTCCGGGTGCGTGCTAGAACCGGGGCACCGCGGCACGACATCCCAGGACCGGCCTGGCCCACCCGAGGAGGCCCCCGCCATGGATCTCAACTACACCGCCGAGGACGTTGCGTTCCGCAAGCAGGTCCGCTCCTGGCTCGAGCAGAACATGCCGCGTCAGATCCGAGACCTCGACGAGCGCAAGGCCTGGCACCGGCGGCTCTACGAGGCCGGCTACCTGGGCATGGGCTGGCCGAAGGAGTACGGCGGCCAGGGCGCGCGGCCGATGGAGCAGGCCATCGTGGCCGACGAGATGGCGCGCGCGGGCGCGCCGGCGCCGACCAACAGCCTGGGCGTGGGCATCGTCGGCCCCACCATCGTGGTGCACGGCACCGACGCCCAGAAGCGGCGCTATCTCCGCAAGATCCTCACCGCCGAGGAGATGTGGTGCCAGCTCTACTCCGAGCCCAACGCGGGCAGCGACCTCGCCGCGCTCCGCACCGCCGCCGAGGACCGGGGCGACCACTTCCTGGTGAACGGCCAGAAGATCTGGACCAGCGGCGGCGCGGTGGCCGACTGGGGCCTGCTGCTGGCCCGTACCGATCCCGCCGTCCCGAAGCACAAGGGCATCAGCTGCTTCCTGATGAACATGCGCCAGCCCGGCGTCGACGTGCGCCCGCTCAAGCAGATCACCGGCTCGTCGGAGTTCTGCGAGGTCTTCATGACCAACGCGCGTGTCGAGAAGGAGAACATGATCGGCCGCCTGGGCGAGGGCTGGGGCATCGCGCAGACCACGCTCGGCTACGAGCGCGGCGGGCGCGCGCTGGCCCGCATCACCACCTACGCGTCGCAGTACCGGACGCTCATGGACGCGGCCCGGCGGCTGAAGCGCAACGGCCGGCCGATCCTGGACGACGCGGTGACCCGCCAGAAGCTCGGGCGCATCTGGGCCGATCTGGAGGTCGAGCGCTACGGGGCGCTGCGCACGCTCACCATGCTGGAGCGCGGCGAGCACCCCGGCGCGGGCGGCTCGCTGACCAAGCTCTCCTACTCCGAGTTCGAGAAGCGCTTCCTGGAGCTGGCCGAGGAGATCCTCGGACCCTACGGGCAGCTCACCGACGGCGTGCCGCCGGAGTTTCGTCTCGAAGTCGACACCGCGGTGGGCGATCACGGGACCTGGGCGTACGCGTTCCTGTGGTCGCGCGCCGGCACCATCTACGCCGGATCGTCGGAGATCCAGAAGAACGTCATCGGCGAGCGCATCCTGGGACTCCCGAAGGAATCCCGCGCCGACCGCGTCGGAGGCATTCGATGAACTTCTCGTTCAGCGAGGATCAGGTCCTGCTCCGCAACTCCGTCCGCGCGGCGCTGGACGAGCAGTGCGCCCCCGCCCACGTGCGCGCCATGGCCGACGACGCCCGGGGCTACTCCGAGGCGCTGTGGAGCGAGATGGCCAAGCTCGGCTGGCTCGGCCTGCCCTTCGCGGAGGAGCAGGGCGGTGCCGGCCTCGGGCTGGTCGAGCTGGCGCTCGTGCTCGAGGAGATGGGCCGCGCCGCATATCCGGGCCCGTACTTCGCCAGCGTGGTGCTGGGCGGCCTCGGCATCCAGCTGGGCGGCAGCGCGGCCCAGCAGGAGCGGTGGCTGCCCGCGATCGCCTCGGGGCAGGCGCGCGCGAGCGCGGCCCTGCTCGAGGACGCGCTCGACTGGGATCCCGCCTCCACCACCGCCACCGCCACGAAGGTCGGCGACGGCTGGCGGCTCTCCGGGCTCAAGCGCTTCGTGCCGTGGGCCCACGTGGCCGACGTGGTGCTGGTCCCGGCCCGGGCGCCCGAAGGTGTCTCCCTGTTCCTGGTGGATCCGCGCGCGGCCGGCGTCACGCTCACGCCCATGATCGGCATCGACCTGAGCAACCGCTGGTCGGAGATGCGCCTCGATGGCGTGGCGGTGCCCACCGACGCGCTGATGGGCCGCGCCGGCGACGCGGGCGGCCTCCTGGATGCGCTCCTGCGCCGGGCCGCGGTGGGCGCCTCCGCGGAGATGCTGGGGGCGGCGCGCCGGTGCCTCGACATGAGCGTGGGCTACGTGAAGGTGCGCGAGCAGTTCGGCCAGCTCATCGGCTCCTTCCAGGCCATCCGGCATCGCTGCGCCGAGATGCTGATGGAGGTGGAGAACTGCCACTCCGCGGTCTACTACGCGGCCTGGGCGCTCACCGCCGGCGCGGGCGACGCGGCCGCCGCCGCGTCCATCTGCAAGTCCTACGTGAGCGAGGCGGCCCGCAAGGTCTGCGGCGACGCGATCCAGGTGCACGGCGGCATCGGTTTCACCTGGGAGTACGATCTGCACCTCTACTTCAAGCGCGCCAAGGCGCTCGAGCCCCTCTATGGCGACGCCGCCCACCACCGCGAGCAGATCGTCCGGGGTCAGGTCTTGCATTCCGACAAATGACCGCTCCGCTCGGGGGCATCCGCGTCGTCGATCTGACGTCGTACATCGCCGGCTCCTACGGGGCCATGATGCTGGCCGACCTGGGTGCCGACGTCATCAAGGTGGAGGCCATCGAGGGCGACTCGTTCCGGGAGCTGCCCGGCTTCTACGGCTGGAATCGCGGCAAGCGCTCGCTCGCGCTGAACCTGAAGGACCCGGACGGCTGCGCCGTCGTCCACCGCCTCGCCAAGGACGCCGACGTGGTGATGGAGAACATGCGTCCCGGCGTGGTCGAGCGGCTCGGCGTCGACTACGAAACCTTGCGGGCCCTGAACCCGCGGATCATCTACTCCACCGTCACCGCGTTCGGCTCCGACGGCCCCTACAAGGAGCGTCCGGGCTTCGATCCGCTGCTCCAGGCGATGGGCGGCCTCATGGCCCTGCAGGGCTTCGGCGGGCCGCCCCAGTACCTGCGCATCGCGCCCACCGACTACTACTGCGCGGCGCTGGCCTGCCAGGCGGTGCTGGCCGCGCTCTTCGTGCGCGAGCGCACCGGGCGCGGCCAGCGCGTGCAGACCTCGCTGCTGCAGGCGGTGCTCGCGCTGCAGTCGGGCAGCGTGGTGGACTACCCGGGCCGCGAGGTCGTGCTCCGCGAGACCCCGACCTACCGTCTCTACCAGGGAGGCGACGGCGAGTGGTTCTTCCTCGCGGTCGGCAACCAGTCGTTCTGGATGAAGCTCTGCAAGGTGATCGGCCGGGAGGACCTCGCCCGCGATCCGCGCTTCGGCTCCTGGCTCTCGCGCCGCGACCACGCCGACGCGCTGATGCCGCTGCTCGAGGAGGCGTTCGGCTCCCGGCCGGCCGCGGAGTGGGTCGAGATCCTGACCGCGAGCGATATCCCGGCCGCGCTCACCCGGACGCTGCAGCAGTTCATGCGGGACCCCGCGGTGCAGCACCACCAGATGACCGTCACCTACGATCACCCGGAGCTGGGAGCCCTCACCTTGATGGGCCAGCCGCTCCGCTTCTCCGAGACGCAGGCCCCCGACGCGGGCCCGCCCCCGACCCTCGGCCAGCACACCAACGAGGTCCTGCGTCAGGCGGGGTACGCCGCCCACGAGATCGCCGACCTCCGACGCCGCGGTGTCGTCGCCGGCAAGGACTGAGATCCATGACGGACAAACCGATCGACACACGCACCGGGGGGCTCACTGCCGCCACGTACGAGGCCATCCGCTACGAGCAGACCGACGGGGTCGCCACCGTCACGCTGTCGCGGCCCGAGGTGCACAACGCGATGAATCAGGCGATGCGCCGCGAGCTGCTGGAGGTGTTCACCCACCTCCGCACCGACGACGGCGTGCGCGCGGTGGTGGTGCAGGGCGCCGGCGAGAAGGCCTTCTCGGCCGGGGCCGACATCCGCGAGTTCCTGGAGCCGCCGGTGGTCACCCAGTTCCGCGAGGCGCGACGGCGGGTCGACTTCCGCCGCGAGATGGAGCGGTGTCCCCAGGCGATCATCGCGGCCATCCGCGGCTACGCGTTCGGCGGCGGGCTCGAGCTGGCCCTGGCCTGCGACATCCGCGTCGCCGCGGAGGACGCGCAGCTCGGGCTCACCGAGGTCAATCTCGCGATCATTCCGGGCGGCGGCGGGACGCAGCGGCTTCCGCGGCTGGTCGGGCGCGGCAAGGCGCTCGAGATGATCCTCACCGGCATGCGCATCCCCGCCGCGGAGGCGCTGCGCATCGGGCTGGTCGAGCGTGTGGTGCCGGTGGCCGAGCTGCCGTCGGCGGCGCAGGCGCTGGCCCGCACCATCGCCGACAAGGCGCCGGTGGCGATGCGCTACGCGAAGGAGGCGGTGGTGGGTGGGCTCGGCCTGCCGCTCGACGACGGCATCCGCCTCGAGAACGACCTGGCCACCCTGCTGCGCACCACCGAGGACCGCGTCGAGGGCGCGAAGGCCTTCGTCGAGAAGCGCAAGCCCCGCTGGACCGGCCGCTAGATCGGGGTCAGGTCTTGCATTACGACATTTTCGTGGCGCGCGACGAGACACCTCGCGCGGCGAAAATGTCGTAATGCAAGACCTGACCCCGGCCCGCCATCAGCGCGGGGTGTCGCCGGCGAGGGTTACGCGGTGCATGAGGCGCTTGAAGCCGGCGTAGTCGTTGACCGCATTGTGCTGGGCGCAGCGGTTGTCCCAGAACGCGATCGAGCCCGGCTGCCACTGGAAGCGGTAGCATAGCTCGGGTCGCACCTGGTGCTGGAACAGGTAGTCGAGTAGCGGCCGGCTCTCCTCCTCGGTCCATCCCTTGAAGTGCGCGGTGTGCCCGTGGTTGACGTAGAGCGCCTTGCCTCCGGTCTCGGGATGCGTGCGCACCACCGGGTGCTCGCTGGTGAGCGCCTTCATCTCGACGCCGGCGGCCTTCAGCCGGTCCTCGCGGGTCTTCGACGCATCCGCCTTGGTCGAGCTGTTGACCCCGATCAGCCCGTCGAGCGTCCGGCGCAGCCCGTCGGAGAGCATCTCGTACGCGGCGTACTGGTTGGCGAAGATCGTGTCGCCGCCGTACGGCGGCAGCTCGACCGCGTAGAGCATGCTCGCCATCGGCGGCTGCGTCAGGTAGGTCGTGTCGGAGTGCCACACCCCGCCGAAGTTGATCGTCTCGTGGGCCAGCTTGAGCACCGGCGTGATCAGCGG
It contains:
- a CDS encoding acyl-CoA dehydrogenase family protein, translated to MDLNYTAEDVAFRKQVRSWLEQNMPRQIRDLDERKAWHRRLYEAGYLGMGWPKEYGGQGARPMEQAIVADEMARAGAPAPTNSLGVGIVGPTIVVHGTDAQKRRYLRKILTAEEMWCQLYSEPNAGSDLAALRTAAEDRGDHFLVNGQKIWTSGGAVADWGLLLARTDPAVPKHKGISCFLMNMRQPGVDVRPLKQITGSSEFCEVFMTNARVEKENMIGRLGEGWGIAQTTLGYERGGRALARITTYASQYRTLMDAARRLKRNGRPILDDAVTRQKLGRIWADLEVERYGALRTLTMLERGEHPGAGGSLTKLSYSEFEKRFLELAEEILGPYGQLTDGVPPEFRLEVDTAVGDHGTWAYAFLWSRAGTIYAGSSEIQKNVIGERILGLPKESRADRVGGIR
- a CDS encoding acyl-CoA dehydrogenase family protein; this encodes MNFSFSEDQVLLRNSVRAALDEQCAPAHVRAMADDARGYSEALWSEMAKLGWLGLPFAEEQGGAGLGLVELALVLEEMGRAAYPGPYFASVVLGGLGIQLGGSAAQQERWLPAIASGQARASAALLEDALDWDPASTTATATKVGDGWRLSGLKRFVPWAHVADVVLVPARAPEGVSLFLVDPRAAGVTLTPMIGIDLSNRWSEMRLDGVAVPTDALMGRAGDAGGLLDALLRRAAVGASAEMLGAARRCLDMSVGYVKVREQFGQLIGSFQAIRHRCAEMLMEVENCHSAVYYAAWALTAGAGDAAAAASICKSYVSEAARKVCGDAIQVHGGIGFTWEYDLHLYFKRAKALEPLYGDAAHHREQIVRGQVLHSDK
- a CDS encoding enoyl-CoA hydratase-related protein, coding for MTDKPIDTRTGGLTAATYEAIRYEQTDGVATVTLSRPEVHNAMNQAMRRELLEVFTHLRTDDGVRAVVVQGAGEKAFSAGADIREFLEPPVVTQFREARRRVDFRREMERCPQAIIAAIRGYAFGGGLELALACDIRVAAEDAQLGLTEVNLAIIPGGGGTQRLPRLVGRGKALEMILTGMRIPAAEALRIGLVERVVPVAELPSAAQALARTIADKAPVAMRYAKEAVVGGLGLPLDDGIRLENDLATLLRTTEDRVEGAKAFVEKRKPRWTGR
- a CDS encoding phosphoglycerate mutase family protein — encoded protein: MKVLLVRHAPAVRNGTGGVRDHDRPLTRRGRQRFRLAARGLARIAGRPDVLLTSPLTRARETADIAARAFRRVTPRIEPALGQDDVDVLVTTLKRFRADATVALVGHEPTLSGLLAHLIGMHQGDDRFAFKKGGAALVSLPEGPSMPGQLLWFVKPRILRYIGSR
- the ppk1 gene encoding polyphosphate kinase 1; the protein is MGSDKFVNRELSWLEFNRRVLEEAQDPSVPLLERLKFLSIFSSNLDEFFMVRVAALKRRIREGEQTPTPDGLTPAAAMAAVSARVHALVELQHRTFLQDLQPPLAAEGVLLLRPKEITEEQRRFLDEYFRRTLLPVVTPLAVDPGHPFPYLGNRSLCLIASMRPTAPSVFPHSRLSIIHIPSQALPRFIALPEGEGRRAFMLLEDVVRLHLPSIYHGYEILSSHAIRVTRDADLPEPSTRTTDVLSGIERSLRERRLGDAVRLQHDGDLPADILTLLLDELELQADDVYEGAGFAAFSDLMQLYTALDIPRLKDPQQPPRPVAELESTSDVWGAIRAQDILVHHPYESFDSVIRFVREAATDPRVLAIKMTLYRVSPASPIAHALQTAVENGKEVAVLVELQARFDEEANIRWARALEEVGAHVVYGFPGFKTHCKACLVVRQESDGIRRYCHLATGNYNVRTAGIYTDIGFFTSRQSFGEDLTQLFNLLTGYSRPTRFHHLILAPSAMRDAFVERIRREAEHARTGRPARIIGKMNALVDRSVIEELYEASAAGVRIDLIVRGICCLRPEVPGLSENIRVISIVDRYLEHSRIYYFENAEHPEYLLASADWMTRNLDRRVEVAFPVLDPSLHRQIREILETQLADTVKARRILADGTSERVRPVGRPALRSQERLYEITGAGRPGADEADC
- a CDS encoding ABC transporter substrate-binding protein yields the protein MTTLCSRALGSLLLAVVTIVALISNSPASAAEGEMRWGLHVTLAAKWLDPAETEAFSTPFMVLYAVHDALVKPMPGGLNTPSLAESWQESKDHLTYTFTLRKNVRFHNGEPVTAEDVKFSWDRYKGASATLLKDKVKEVQVLGPTQVRFVLKEPWPDFMTFYGTTASGAAWIVPKKYVQQVGEDGFKTAPIGAGPYKVVSFKPGVEIVMEAFDGYWRKAPSVKRLVMRSMPEETTRAAALRNGEVDIVYLLTGPTADAIRKTPGLTLKAPLLSGAFWLELPEQWDPKSPWHDARVRQAASLAIDRQAVNQAETLGFSRLTGSIVPRIFQYAVHFEPPAYDPARARKLLADAGYPNGFDGGNFYPFPPYNSMGEAIQGYLQAVGIRTATRTMERAAYFSAWREKKLHGVILVISAAFGNAATKIEPYATTNGIYAYGSLPEIDELYARQGRELDAKKREALLGQIQKLLVEKTINVPIYELAFICGVGPRVAEGGAGLIPGFSYSAPAEDLKLKAR
- a CDS encoding CoA transferase is translated as MTAPLGGIRVVDLTSYIAGSYGAMMLADLGADVIKVEAIEGDSFRELPGFYGWNRGKRSLALNLKDPDGCAVVHRLAKDADVVMENMRPGVVERLGVDYETLRALNPRIIYSTVTAFGSDGPYKERPGFDPLLQAMGGLMALQGFGGPPQYLRIAPTDYYCAALACQAVLAALFVRERTGRGQRVQTSLLQAVLALQSGSVVDYPGREVVLRETPTYRLYQGGDGEWFFLAVGNQSFWMKLCKVIGREDLARDPRFGSWLSRRDHADALMPLLEEAFGSRPAAEWVEILTASDIPAALTRTLQQFMRDPAVQHHQMTVTYDHPELGALTLMGQPLRFSETQAPDAGPPPTLGQHTNEVLRQAGYAAHEIADLRRRGVVAGKD
- a CDS encoding cyclase family protein is translated as MADAALPTRDRVEGYFKELNNWGRWGHDDQLGTVNLITPAKQAQAQRLIKKGRTVSLARDVIPRPVYMYHMTFPSKRERVDVVLDRFDMVYHGFWITHVDALCHVGWDGELYNGRPFAESLTTDGALWCPIDPIFERGITTRGVFLDIAAGRKEGYVTVGHPVTPRELDEAERRAGVRVEPGDVVVVRSGDEKFRQDNPDWKPRISEHPGLHLSCLEWFRAKDIAGISWDMMDERPSRYPGFGMSAHLAIPFLGLALIDNSDPERLAKACAEEGRNEFLFTATPLRLVGATGAPAHPLAIF
- a CDS encoding TauD/TfdA family dioxygenase — its product is MPRNEGRTYRHIEVQPVGGSLGAEIRGVNVAAALDDAVIAEIRQAFLDHLVVFFRDQKLTPPAQLAFARRFGEPMEYPQLKGLPECPLITPVLKLAHETINFGGVWHSDTTYLTQPPMASMLYAVELPPYGGDTIFANQYAAYEMLSDGLRRTLDGLIGVNSSTKADASKTREDRLKAAGVEMKALTSEHPVVRTHPETGGKALYVNHGHTAHFKGWTEEESRPLLDYLFQHQVRPELCYRFQWQPGSIAFWDNRCAQHNAVNDYAGFKRLMHRVTLAGDTPR